The DNA window CCGACGACGACCTCGTCGACGTGCTCGATCTGGGATACGGCTCCTGCCGGCTCGTCCTCGCCGCGCCCGAGGACGGCGACGTCGAGACGGTCGAGGACCTGACCGGGAGGACGATCGCCACCGAGTTCCCGACCGTCACCCGGAGCTACCTCGAGCGCGTGGGCGTCGACGCCGACGTGGTCACCGTCACCGGCGCGACCGAGCTCACCCCCCACGTCGAGATGGCCGACGCCATCGTCGACATCACCTCCACGGGGACGACCCTGAAGGTGAACCGCCTCGCCGTGATCGACGACGTGCTCGACTCCTCGGTCCGGCTGTTCGCCCGCCCCGACGTCGTCTCCGACCCGAAGGTCGAGCAGGTCGTCACCGCCTTCGAGTCCGTACTGGCCGCCGACGGCCGCCGCTACCTGATGATGAACGCCCCGACGGATCGCCTCGAGGAGGTGAAGGACGTGATCCCCGGACTCGGCGGCCCGACCGTGATGGACGTCGAGGCCGACGCGGAGGGAAACGGCATGGTCGCGGTCCACGCCGTCGTCGAGGAGCGCGACGCGTTCGCGACCATCTCGGAGCTGAAGGCGGTCGGCGCGAGCGGCATCCTCGTCACCGAGATCGAACGGCTCGTGGAGTAGCGGCCGCCGCGCCGCGCGCCGGCGCTCGCGTCAGGCTCCCTCGCCGTCCCCGGCGATCAGTTCCTCCTTCCCGGCGCGCGACAGCGACTTGATCGCGTGTTCGCGCGCGAGCGCCGCCGACCGCGAGTCGAACGACTCGACGTGTCGCAGCGTCACCGGGGTGCGACCGCGGGTGTACTTGGCTCCCTCGCCCGCGTCGTGTTCGGCGACCCGCCGCTCCACGTCGGTGGTGTACCCCGTGTAGAGGGTGCCGTCGGCGCACTCGATCACGTACACGTGGTGGTCGGACACGGGTTCAGTTCCCGCCGTCTATCGCGCGGGCGATGAGCCCCGCCTGCGCGCCGGCGACGAACCCGGCGTCGACGTTCACCGTCGTGAGGGCGGTACACGACTGGAGCGCCCCGGCGAGCGCGGCCGCGCCCTCGCCGCCCTCGCCGTACCCCGTCGAGACGGGAACCGCGATCACGGGCGCGGCGACCAGCCCGGCGACCACCGTGGGCAGCGCCCCCTCGCGGCCGGCCGCGACGACGACGACGTCGGCCTCCCGGATCCGCGCTATCTGGTCGAGCAGCCGGTCGAGGTTCGCGACGCCGACGTCCTCGACCCGATCGACGCTCGCGCCGATCTCGCGGGCGACGACCTCCGCCTCGCCCGCCACGGGCGCGTCGGCGGTCCCGGCGGTCACGACCGCGACGGTCGCGGCGAGTTCCGGCGGCTCGAACCCCGCGGCGTGGACGACGACGGTGCGGGTCACCTCGTCGTGGTCGACGTCGGCCTCCGGCGCGGCGTCCCCGACGGCCTCCCTGACCGCCGCCGCGTGGTCGGGGCTCGCGCGAGTCACGAGCGCCCGGCCCGTCGTCTCCAGAGCCGTCGTCGCCAGTGCCGCCGTCTCGGCGGGGCGTTTCCCCTCGGCGAGGACCGCCTCCGGGATACCGCGGCGATCCTCGCGGGCGGAGTCGAACCGACCCGCGGCCGTCGTCGCGTACCCCGCGATCCGTGACTCCGCCTCCGAGACGCCGATCTCCCCGCTCGCGAGCGCCTCCAGCGTTCCGCGAACCGTCGATCCGTCCGTTCCGCGCTGTCTCTCCTCGCGCATGTTCGACCCGTCGGGACGCACGGGTTCGTAGCCGTCGATCCGCGACGGATCCCCTCGGCCCGCCGTTCCGATCCCCGGCGCGGCCCGACGCTCCACAAAATATATAAGTCACCCGCTCGGCACCCCGCCCTGAACCGCCCGCACGGCGTCCCTCGCGGGCGAATTCAGGAACTCTTATTAACTATCGACGGATACCCACGACCGCATGGCAGACCTCATTGTCAAGGCGGCAGTCAAGGAAGCCCTGGACGACAAGAACGTCGCTTCGGACTTCTACGACGCGCTGGACGAAGAAGTGGACGAGCTGCTCGAAGACGCCGCACGCCGCGCCGAGGCCAACGACCGGAAGACGGTCCAGCCTCGCGACCTGTAAGGCGTCCGACCCTGCCGTTTTCTTTCGACCCGATCCCCGAACAGCGGCCGCCATCGCCCGATCGCGGCTCCCGTGTGGTCACGCCTTCCGACGGTCACGCCCTCTGGCAGTCACGCTCTCCGGCAGTCACGCCCTCCGCAGTCACGCCTCCAGTATCCGAACACCCTCGGCGGTCCCGACGTGGACCTCGTCGGCGAGCCCGACGAACAGCCCGTGTTCGAGCACGCCGGGCGTCCCCGCGAGGGTCCCCGAGAGCGCCTCCGGCTCCGGGATCTCGCCGAACGCGCAGTCGAGAAGGAGGTTCCCGTTGTCAGTGACGACGGGACCGTCCTTCCGTTCGGCTCGTCGGAGCGTCGCCTCCCCGCCGGCCGCCCGCACCGCCTCGGCGACGACGCCGCGGGCGCTCGGGAGGACCTCCACCGGAACCGCCCGGTCGAGGACCGCGGCCTCCTTCGAGGGGTCGGCGACGACGACGAACCGCTCCGCGGCCGAATCGACGAGCTTCTCGCGGGCGTGCGCGCCGCCGCCGCCCTTGATCAGGTCCAGGTCGCCGGCGACGCGGTCGGCTCCGCCGTCGCTCGAGTTCTCCCCGCCGACGGCGACCTGGTCGGCCCCGTCGACGGCGACGTCGATCCCCGCCGCGTCCGGACCCGTGACCTCGTCGAGGTCGACGAGGGGGATCCCCGCCTCGAGGGCGCGCTCGCGGCTCGCGAAGGAGGTCGCCACGCCGCGGACGTCGAGCCCGGCGTCGACGCGCGCGCCGATCGCGCGGATCGCGTGGGCGGCCGTCGACCCGGTTCCGAGGCCCACCACGTCGCCGTCGTCGACCGCCTCAGCGGCCGACTCGCCGGCCCGTCGCTTCATCGCGTCGCTGCCGCCGGTCGTCT is part of the Halorubrum aethiopicum genome and encodes:
- a CDS encoding GIY-YIG nuclease family protein, encoding MSDHHVYVIECADGTLYTGYTTDVERRVAEHDAGEGAKYTRGRTPVTLRHVESFDSRSAALAREHAIKSLSRAGKEELIAGDGEGA
- a CDS encoding DUF1931 family protein: MADLIVKAAVKEALDDKNVASDFYDALDEEVDELLEDAARRAEANDRKTVQPRDL
- the hisG gene encoding ATP phosphoribosyltransferase; protein product: MRIAVPNKGRLHEPTLSLLERAGLHVEETADRQLYAETVDPDVTVLYVRAADIPEYVRDGAADLGVTGLDQAAESGGVVSDPADASDDDLVDVLDLGYGSCRLVLAAPEDGDVETVEDLTGRTIATEFPTVTRSYLERVGVDADVVTVTGATELTPHVEMADAIVDITSTGTTLKVNRLAVIDDVLDSSVRLFARPDVVSDPKVEQVVTAFESVLAADGRRYLMMNAPTDRLEEVKDVIPGLGGPTVMDVEADAEGNGMVAVHAVVEERDAFATISELKAVGASGILVTEIERLVE
- the larB gene encoding nickel pincer cofactor biosynthesis protein LarB, with the translated sequence MREERQRGTDGSTVRGTLEALASGEIGVSEAESRIAGYATTAAGRFDSAREDRRGIPEAVLAEGKRPAETAALATTALETTGRALVTRASPDHAAAVREAVGDAAPEADVDHDEVTRTVVVHAAGFEPPELAATVAVVTAGTADAPVAGEAEVVAREIGASVDRVEDVGVANLDRLLDQIARIREADVVVVAAGREGALPTVVAGLVAAPVIAVPVSTGYGEGGEGAAALAGALQSCTALTTVNVDAGFVAGAQAGLIARAIDGGN
- the rpiA gene encoding ribose 5-phosphate isomerase A, coding for MKTTGGSDAMKRRAGESAAEAVDDGDVVGLGTGSTAAHAIRAIGARVDAGLDVRGVATSFASRERALEAGIPLVDLDEVTGPDAAGIDVAVDGADQVAVGGENSSDGGADRVAGDLDLIKGGGGAHAREKLVDSAAERFVVVADPSKEAAVLDRAVPVEVLPSARGVVAEAVRAAGGEATLRRAERKDGPVVTDNGNLLLDCAFGEIPEPEALSGTLAGTPGVLEHGLFVGLADEVHVGTAEGVRILEA